Proteins encoded by one window of bacterium:
- a CDS encoding metallophosphoesterase family protein gives MKIGIVADIHCGPDADTQLGGNAPALLGAFCEAMDGFKPDLIVDLGDRINPVDTEQDRSRTAWARQQLLEVGVPVYHVYGNTDVANVTKAELATVLAKGGPYECMTQWDPHVVLLDSQDPPLDRVGGEIGLDQRSWLETVLEGNAGPSLIFCHRPLDEQDLRGHRYFASRPERAQVRNRARIRELFEQGAQVLAVFAGHMHWTRATVINGLPYVTLGSLVDCAYTGGRPAGTYAAVSVRGRSIDIRVAGLEPAEFKFSR, from the coding sequence TTGAAAATCGGCATCGTCGCCGATATCCACTGCGGTCCCGATGCGGACACTCAGCTCGGCGGCAACGCCCCGGCCCTGCTCGGGGCCTTTTGCGAAGCGATGGATGGGTTCAAGCCGGACCTGATCGTCGACCTAGGCGACCGCATCAATCCGGTCGACACAGAACAAGATCGGTCGCGCACGGCCTGGGCCAGGCAGCAGCTCCTTGAAGTCGGGGTCCCCGTCTATCACGTCTATGGGAACACCGATGTGGCCAACGTGACGAAGGCGGAGCTGGCCACGGTCCTCGCAAAGGGCGGCCCGTACGAATGCATGACCCAGTGGGATCCGCACGTCGTGCTCCTCGACAGCCAGGACCCGCCGCTCGATCGGGTCGGCGGGGAGATCGGCCTCGACCAGCGGTCCTGGCTGGAGACCGTGCTCGAGGGAAATGCCGGGCCGTCGTTGATCTTCTGCCACCGCCCCCTCGACGAACAGGACCTCCGCGGCCACCGGTACTTCGCATCCCGCCCGGAGAGGGCGCAAGTCCGCAACCGGGCCCGGATCCGCGAGCTCTTTGAGCAGGGAGCGCAGGTGCTGGCGGTCTTCGCCGGACACATGCACTGGACTCGCGCCACGGTCATCAACGGCCTCCCCTATGTGACGCTCGGATCGCTCGTCGACTGCGCGTACACCGGCGGCCGGCCGGCCGGGACATACGCGGCCGTGAGCGTCCGGGGCCGAAGCATCGACATCCGGGTCGCGGGCCTCGAGCCCGCTGAGTTCAAGTTCTCGCGATGA
- the serS gene encoding serine--tRNA ligase: MVDLKLIREQPDAFKAALRKKRADPDLVDRVLEADRRRRELVQRVETLRAAQNRASQEIPRLTGPDREARIAEMKQIAAQAKAEEPALQEADATLDALLRQIPNPPHPSVPEGGADDAVTLRVVGAPPQLGFPPRDHVDLGAALDLLDLERGAKVSGSRSYFLRRDGALLQLALIRYAVDFLVAEGFIPVIPPVLVRREHIIGMMGGVALDEQIVYRIAGEDRALAGTSEMALGSMLAGEVLDESDLPIRLCGISTCFRREAGAHGKDTRGIFRVHQFDKVEMFSYCHPDRSWEEHEYLMSLEERLWQALGLPYRVVDIAAGDLGDPAARKYDIETWMPGRNAYAETQSCSNCTDFQARNLNVRFRRPGGGGVEFVHTLNGTAVASTRAIIAVLENFQQADGSIRIPALLVPAMGGRTELRPRSLTPSR; this comes from the coding sequence ATGGTCGACCTCAAACTGATCCGCGAGCAGCCCGACGCGTTCAAGGCCGCGCTGCGCAAGAAGCGCGCCGACCCCGACCTGGTCGACCGCGTCCTCGAGGCGGATCGGCGGCGGCGGGAGCTTGTCCAGCGGGTCGAGACGCTCCGGGCCGCCCAAAATCGGGCGTCCCAGGAGATTCCCCGCCTCACGGGACCGGACCGCGAGGCGCGCATCGCGGAGATGAAGCAGATCGCGGCGCAGGCGAAAGCCGAGGAGCCTGCCCTCCAGGAGGCCGACGCCACGCTGGACGCGCTCCTCCGCCAGATCCCCAACCCGCCCCACCCCTCGGTGCCCGAGGGCGGGGCCGACGACGCCGTGACACTGCGCGTCGTGGGGGCGCCACCGCAGCTCGGCTTCCCTCCTCGCGACCACGTCGACCTCGGCGCGGCCCTCGATCTGCTCGACCTCGAACGGGGGGCCAAGGTCTCGGGATCGCGGTCGTACTTCCTCCGCCGCGACGGCGCGCTACTGCAGCTTGCGCTGATTCGGTACGCGGTCGACTTCCTGGTCGCCGAAGGGTTCATCCCCGTGATCCCGCCGGTCCTGGTGAGGCGCGAGCACATCATCGGGATGATGGGCGGCGTGGCCCTCGACGAGCAGATCGTCTATCGGATCGCGGGCGAGGACCGCGCCCTCGCCGGAACGTCCGAGATGGCCCTCGGGTCCATGCTGGCGGGCGAGGTGCTCGACGAATCGGACCTGCCGATTCGGCTCTGCGGGATCTCGACCTGCTTTCGGCGGGAGGCCGGCGCGCATGGGAAGGACACGCGCGGGATCTTCCGCGTCCACCAGTTCGACAAGGTCGAGATGTTCTCGTACTGTCACCCCGACCGGTCGTGGGAGGAGCACGAATACCTGATGAGCCTCGAGGAACGCCTGTGGCAGGCGCTTGGGCTTCCCTACCGTGTCGTCGACATCGCCGCCGGCGACCTCGGCGACCCCGCGGCGCGCAAGTACGACATCGAGACGTGGATGCCCGGCCGCAACGCCTATGCGGAGACCCAGTCGTGCAGCAACTGCACGGACTTTCAGGCGCGCAACCTCAACGTCCGGTTCCGCCGACCTGGGGGCGGCGGCGTGGAGTTCGTCCACACGCTGAACGGCACCGCGGTCGCCTCCACGCGCGCGATCATCGCCGTGCTCGAAAACTTCCAGCAGGCCGACGGCAGTATCCGCATTCCGGCGCTGCTCGTCCCCGCCATGGGCGGACGCACCGAGCTGCGGCCCCGCTCGTTGACCCCGAGCCGTTGA